In Panthera leo isolate Ple1 chromosome B3, P.leo_Ple1_pat1.1, whole genome shotgun sequence, a single genomic region encodes these proteins:
- the TC2N gene encoding tandem C2 domains nuclear protein isoform X1 — protein sequence MATEFLKSCCRGCFYGETEKHNFSTERDFKATVPECQNTTVCVPPLTSVSVKPQVGCTEDYLLSKLPSHGKEVPFVVPKFKLSYIQPRVQGTPSHLEELEGSARASFGDRKVELSSSSQHGASYDVYNPCYRYQHISPDLIRRLPPRSEAARLYGSVCDLRTSKLPSSPGLSKSMFDLTSSSQRFIQRHDSLSSVPSSSSSRKNSQGSNRSLDTITLSGDERDFGRLNVKVFYNSSVEQIWITVLQCKDLSWPSSCGDTPTISIKGILTLPKPVHFKSSAKEGCNSIEFMETFVFAIKLQSLQTVRLVFKIQTQTPRKKTIGECSLSLRALSTQEMDYSLDITPPSKISVCHAELELGTCFQAVNSRIQLQILEAQYLPSCSSPLTLSFFVKVAMFSSGELIYKKKTRLLKASSGRVKWGETMIFPLRQNEKEIIFLIKLYSRSSVRRRHFVGQIWISEDSNNTEAVNQWKETITNPEKVVIKWHRLNPS from the exons ATGGCAACAGAATTTCTAAAGAGCTGCTGTAGAGGATGTTTCTATGGTGAAACAGAAAAGCACAATT TTTCCACAGAAAGAGACTTTAAAGCAACAGTCCCAGAATGTCAGAATACCACTGTCTGTGTACCTCCATTGACTTCTGTCTCGGTAAAGCCTCAGGTTGGCTGTACTGAGGATTATTTACTTTCCAAATTACCGTCTCATGGCAAAGAGGTACCATTTGTGGTGCCCAAGTTTAAGTTATCTTATATTCAGCCCAGGGTACAAGGAACTCCTTCGCATCTGGAAGAACTGGAAG GATCTGCCAGAGCATCTTTCGGAGATCGAAAGGTAGAACTTTCCAGTTCATCCCAGCACGGAGCCAGCTACGATGTATACAACCCATGCTATAGGTATCAGCACATTTCACCTGATTTGATCCGGCGCCTTCCTCCACGTTCAGAAGCAGCGAGACTGTATGGATCAG TTTGTGATTTAAGGACCAGCAAACTTCCCAGTTCCCCTGGGCTAAGCAAGTCTATGTTTGATCTTACAAGTTCATCCCAGCGGTTCATCCAG AGACATGATTCCCTGTCCAGTGTGCCTAGCAGCTCTTCTTCCAGGAAGAACTCCCAGGGGAGTAACAGAAGCCTGG ATACAATTACTCTGTCAGGAGATGAAAGAGATTTTGGGAGATTGAATGTGAAAGTGTTTTATAATTCTTCAGTAGAGCAGATCTGGATCACAGTTTTACAG tgCAAAGATTTAAGTTGGCCTTCTAGTTGTGGAGACACTCCTACTATTTCTATAAAAGGAATACTAACATTGCCCAAACCAGTGCATTTCAAATCTTCAGCAAAGGAAGGCTGTAAT agtattgAATTTATGGAAACTTTTGTATTTGCTATTAAACTCCAAAGTCTACAAACCGTAAGGCTTGTATttaagattcaaacccagacacCCAGGAAGAAAACCATTGGAGAATGCTCACTGTCACTCAGAGCTCTTAGCACACAGGAGATGGATTACTCTTTGGATATAACGCCACCTTCAAAAATTTCT GTTTGCCATGCAGAACTTGAATTGGGGACTTGTTTTCAAGCAGTAAATAGCAGAATTCAGTTACAGATTCTCGAGGCACAATACCTTCCAAGCTGTTCATCACCTCTCACTTTGA gtttttttgtgAAGGTGGCAATGTTTAGTTCAGGAGAGTTGATTTATAAGAAGAAGACACGCTTACTGAAGGCCTCCAGTGGCAGAGTAAAGTGGGGAGAAACTATGATTTTTCCACTcagacagaatgaaaaagaaattatttttctcattaagcTTTACAGTCGGAGCTCTGTAAGAAGACGACACTTTGTGGGGCAG
- the TC2N gene encoding tandem C2 domains nuclear protein isoform X3, whose translation MATEFLKSCCRGCFYGETEKHNFSTERDFKATVPECQNTTVCVPPLTSVSVKPQVGCTEDYLLSKLPSHGKEVPFVVPKFKLSYIQPRVQGTPSHLEELEGSARASFGDRKVELSSSSQHGASYDVYNPCYRYQHISPDLIRRLPPRSEAARLYGSVCDLRTSKLPSSPGLSKSMFDLTSSSQRFIQRHDSLSSVPSSSSSRKNSQGSNRSLDTITLSGDERDFGRLNVKVFYNSSVEQIWITVLQCKDLSWPSSCGDTPTISIKGILTLPKPVHFKSSAKEGCNSIEFMETFVFAIKLQSLQTVRLVFKIQTQTPRKKTIGECSLSLRALSTQEMDYSLDITPPSKISVCHAELELGTCFQAVNSRIQLQILEAQYLPSCSSPLTLNLDKRRQ comes from the exons ATGGCAACAGAATTTCTAAAGAGCTGCTGTAGAGGATGTTTCTATGGTGAAACAGAAAAGCACAATT TTTCCACAGAAAGAGACTTTAAAGCAACAGTCCCAGAATGTCAGAATACCACTGTCTGTGTACCTCCATTGACTTCTGTCTCGGTAAAGCCTCAGGTTGGCTGTACTGAGGATTATTTACTTTCCAAATTACCGTCTCATGGCAAAGAGGTACCATTTGTGGTGCCCAAGTTTAAGTTATCTTATATTCAGCCCAGGGTACAAGGAACTCCTTCGCATCTGGAAGAACTGGAAG GATCTGCCAGAGCATCTTTCGGAGATCGAAAGGTAGAACTTTCCAGTTCATCCCAGCACGGAGCCAGCTACGATGTATACAACCCATGCTATAGGTATCAGCACATTTCACCTGATTTGATCCGGCGCCTTCCTCCACGTTCAGAAGCAGCGAGACTGTATGGATCAG TTTGTGATTTAAGGACCAGCAAACTTCCCAGTTCCCCTGGGCTAAGCAAGTCTATGTTTGATCTTACAAGTTCATCCCAGCGGTTCATCCAG AGACATGATTCCCTGTCCAGTGTGCCTAGCAGCTCTTCTTCCAGGAAGAACTCCCAGGGGAGTAACAGAAGCCTGG ATACAATTACTCTGTCAGGAGATGAAAGAGATTTTGGGAGATTGAATGTGAAAGTGTTTTATAATTCTTCAGTAGAGCAGATCTGGATCACAGTTTTACAG tgCAAAGATTTAAGTTGGCCTTCTAGTTGTGGAGACACTCCTACTATTTCTATAAAAGGAATACTAACATTGCCCAAACCAGTGCATTTCAAATCTTCAGCAAAGGAAGGCTGTAAT agtattgAATTTATGGAAACTTTTGTATTTGCTATTAAACTCCAAAGTCTACAAACCGTAAGGCTTGTATttaagattcaaacccagacacCCAGGAAGAAAACCATTGGAGAATGCTCACTGTCACTCAGAGCTCTTAGCACACAGGAGATGGATTACTCTTTGGATATAACGCCACCTTCAAAAATTTCT GTTTGCCATGCAGAACTTGAATTGGGGACTTGTTTTCAAGCAGTAAATAGCAGAATTCAGTTACAGATTCTCGAGGCACAATACCTTCCAAGCTGTTCATCACCTCTCACTTTGA
- the TC2N gene encoding tandem C2 domains nuclear protein isoform X2 — protein sequence MATEFLKSCCRGCFYGETEKHNFSTERDFKATVPECQNTTVCVPPLTSVSVKPQVGCTEDYLLSKLPSHGKEVPFVVPKFKLSYIQPRVQGTPSHLEELEGSARASFGDRKVELSSSSQHGASYDVYNPCYRYQHISPDLIRRLPPRSEAARLYGSVCDLRTSKLPSSPGLSKSMFDLTSSSQRFIQRHDSLSSVPSSSSSRKNSQGSNRSLDTITLSGDERDFGRLNVKVFYNSSVEQIWITVLQCKDLSWPSSCGDTPTISIKGILTLPKPVHFKSSAKEGCNSIEFMETFVFAIKLQSLQTVRLVFKIQTQTPRKKTIGECSLSLRALSTQEMDYSLDITPPSKISVCHAELELGTCFQAVNSRIQLQILEAQYLPSCSSPLTLSFFCEGGNV from the exons ATGGCAACAGAATTTCTAAAGAGCTGCTGTAGAGGATGTTTCTATGGTGAAACAGAAAAGCACAATT TTTCCACAGAAAGAGACTTTAAAGCAACAGTCCCAGAATGTCAGAATACCACTGTCTGTGTACCTCCATTGACTTCTGTCTCGGTAAAGCCTCAGGTTGGCTGTACTGAGGATTATTTACTTTCCAAATTACCGTCTCATGGCAAAGAGGTACCATTTGTGGTGCCCAAGTTTAAGTTATCTTATATTCAGCCCAGGGTACAAGGAACTCCTTCGCATCTGGAAGAACTGGAAG GATCTGCCAGAGCATCTTTCGGAGATCGAAAGGTAGAACTTTCCAGTTCATCCCAGCACGGAGCCAGCTACGATGTATACAACCCATGCTATAGGTATCAGCACATTTCACCTGATTTGATCCGGCGCCTTCCTCCACGTTCAGAAGCAGCGAGACTGTATGGATCAG TTTGTGATTTAAGGACCAGCAAACTTCCCAGTTCCCCTGGGCTAAGCAAGTCTATGTTTGATCTTACAAGTTCATCCCAGCGGTTCATCCAG AGACATGATTCCCTGTCCAGTGTGCCTAGCAGCTCTTCTTCCAGGAAGAACTCCCAGGGGAGTAACAGAAGCCTGG ATACAATTACTCTGTCAGGAGATGAAAGAGATTTTGGGAGATTGAATGTGAAAGTGTTTTATAATTCTTCAGTAGAGCAGATCTGGATCACAGTTTTACAG tgCAAAGATTTAAGTTGGCCTTCTAGTTGTGGAGACACTCCTACTATTTCTATAAAAGGAATACTAACATTGCCCAAACCAGTGCATTTCAAATCTTCAGCAAAGGAAGGCTGTAAT agtattgAATTTATGGAAACTTTTGTATTTGCTATTAAACTCCAAAGTCTACAAACCGTAAGGCTTGTATttaagattcaaacccagacacCCAGGAAGAAAACCATTGGAGAATGCTCACTGTCACTCAGAGCTCTTAGCACACAGGAGATGGATTACTCTTTGGATATAACGCCACCTTCAAAAATTTCT GTTTGCCATGCAGAACTTGAATTGGGGACTTGTTTTCAAGCAGTAAATAGCAGAATTCAGTTACAGATTCTCGAGGCACAATACCTTCCAAGCTGTTCATCACCTCTCACTTTGAGT tttttttgtgAAGGTGGCAATGTTTAG